The following proteins come from a genomic window of Burkholderia stabilis:
- the hutC gene encoding histidine utilization repressor → MSAPVYQEIKDFILARIHAGEWEEGDQVPSENELAREFKVARMTVNRALRELTAEQVLTRMKGAGTYVARPKYESTLVAIRSISEEVGARGHAYQASVLGLETIRADEALADEMQVAVRAKLFHSQVLHFENGEPVQLEERWVNPAVAPDYAEQDFTNTTPNLYLMRAAPLQRVEYRIEAAAPAPERREQLRMDDVEPCLVLHRRTWSQGVVASVANLWHPGSRYRFTGHF, encoded by the coding sequence ATGAGCGCGCCGGTCTACCAGGAGATCAAGGATTTCATCCTGGCCCGCATCCACGCAGGCGAGTGGGAGGAGGGCGATCAGGTGCCGTCCGAGAACGAGCTGGCGCGCGAGTTCAAGGTTGCGCGCATGACCGTCAACCGCGCGCTGCGCGAGTTGACGGCCGAGCAGGTGCTCACGCGCATGAAGGGCGCCGGCACCTACGTCGCGCGGCCGAAGTACGAGTCGACGCTGGTGGCGATCCGCAGCATCTCGGAAGAAGTCGGCGCGCGCGGGCATGCCTATCAAGCCAGCGTGCTCGGCCTCGAGACGATCCGCGCCGACGAGGCGCTCGCCGACGAGATGCAGGTGGCCGTGCGCGCGAAGCTGTTTCATTCGCAGGTGCTGCACTTCGAGAACGGCGAGCCGGTGCAGCTTGAAGAGCGGTGGGTGAATCCGGCGGTCGCGCCGGATTACGCCGAGCAGGATTTCACGAACACGACGCCGAACCTGTACCTGATGCGCGCGGCTCCGCTGCAGCGCGTCGAGTATCGGATCGAAGCGGCGGCCCCGGCGCCGGAGCGGCGCGAGCAGCTGCGGATGGACGACGTCGAACCGTGTCTGGTTTTACATCGGCGCACCTGGTCGCAGGGCGTCGTCGCCTCGGTGGCGAATCTGTGGCATCCCGGCAGCCGTTATCGCTTCACCGGGCATTTCTGA
- the hutU gene encoding urocanate hydratase, giving the protein MNHPKHIDPRLDPTRTIRAPRGSEKTCKTWLAEAAYRMIQNNLDPEVAEHPHALVVYGGIGRAARNWECYDQILASLKDLEENETLLIQSGKPVGVFRTHKDAPRVLLANSNLVPHWANWDHFHELDRKGLMMYGQMTAGSWIYIGSQGIVQGTYETFFSVANQHFNGDPSGRWILTGGLGGMGGAQPLAATMAGFSMIAVECDETRIDFRLKTRYVDKKATTLDEALGMIEEAKRDGKPVSIGLLGNAADVFAELVTRGITPDCVTDQTSAHDPINGYLPQGWTVAQWREAQKVDPQSIVKVAKQSMAVQVRAMLALQERGAATLDYGNNIRQMALEMGVENAFDFPGFVPAYIRPLFCEGKGPFRWVALSGDPEDIYKTDQKVKELIPDDPHLHNWLDMARERIAFQGLPARICWVGVKDRYRLGQAFNEMVKNGELKAPIVIGRDHLDTGSVASPNRETESMKDGSDAVSDWPLLNALLNTAGGASWVSLHHGGGVGMGFSQHSGVVIVADGTAEAHERLGRVLLNDPATGVMRHADAGYELAQQTAREAGLKLPMLGR; this is encoded by the coding sequence ATGAACCATCCGAAACACATCGATCCCCGTCTCGATCCGACGCGCACGATCCGCGCGCCGCGCGGCAGCGAGAAGACCTGCAAGACCTGGCTGGCCGAAGCGGCCTACCGGATGATCCAGAACAACCTCGACCCGGAAGTCGCCGAGCATCCGCACGCGCTCGTCGTGTACGGCGGCATCGGCCGCGCGGCGCGCAACTGGGAATGCTACGACCAGATCCTCGCATCGCTGAAGGATCTCGAAGAGAACGAGACGCTGCTGATCCAGTCGGGCAAGCCGGTCGGTGTGTTCCGCACGCACAAGGATGCGCCGCGCGTGCTGCTCGCGAACTCGAACCTCGTGCCGCACTGGGCGAACTGGGATCACTTCCACGAGCTCGACCGCAAGGGCCTGATGATGTACGGCCAGATGACGGCCGGCAGCTGGATCTACATCGGCAGCCAGGGCATCGTTCAGGGCACCTATGAAACTTTCTTCTCGGTTGCGAACCAGCACTTCAACGGCGATCCGTCGGGCCGCTGGATCCTGACGGGCGGCCTGGGCGGGATGGGCGGCGCGCAGCCGCTCGCCGCGACGATGGCCGGCTTCTCGATGATCGCGGTCGAATGCGACGAGACGCGCATCGACTTCCGCCTGAAGACGCGCTACGTCGACAAGAAGGCGACGACGCTCGACGAAGCGCTCGGCATGATCGAGGAAGCGAAGCGCGACGGCAAGCCGGTGTCGATCGGCCTGCTCGGCAACGCGGCCGACGTGTTCGCGGAACTCGTCACGCGCGGCATCACGCCGGATTGCGTGACCGACCAGACGAGCGCGCACGACCCGATCAACGGCTACCTGCCGCAAGGCTGGACCGTCGCGCAATGGCGCGAGGCGCAGAAGGTCGATCCGCAAAGCATCGTGAAGGTCGCGAAGCAGTCGATGGCCGTCCAGGTGCGCGCGATGCTGGCGCTGCAGGAACGCGGCGCGGCCACGCTCGACTACGGCAACAACATCCGCCAGATGGCGCTGGAAATGGGCGTCGAGAACGCATTCGACTTCCCGGGCTTCGTGCCGGCGTACATCCGCCCGCTGTTCTGCGAAGGCAAGGGCCCGTTCCGCTGGGTCGCGCTGTCCGGCGATCCGGAAGACATCTACAAGACCGACCAGAAGGTGAAGGAGCTGATCCCCGACGATCCGCACCTGCACAACTGGCTCGACATGGCACGTGAGCGCATCGCGTTCCAGGGCCTGCCGGCACGGATCTGCTGGGTCGGCGTGAAGGATCGCTATCGTCTCGGCCAGGCGTTCAACGAGATGGTCAAGAACGGCGAACTGAAGGCGCCGATCGTGATCGGCCGCGACCACCTCGACACCGGTTCGGTCGCCAGCCCGAACCGCGAGACGGAATCGATGAAGGACGGTTCGGACGCCGTCAGCGACTGGCCGCTGCTGAACGCACTGCTGAACACGGCAGGCGGCGCATCGTGGGTGTCGCTGCACCACGGCGGCGGTGTCGGCATGGGCTTCTCGCAGCACTCGGGCGTCGTGATCGTCGCCGACGGTACCGCTGAAGCGCACGAGCGTCTCGGTCGCGTGCTGCTGAACGACCCGGCGACGGGCGTGATGCGCCATGCGGATGCCGGCTACGAACTCGCGCAGCAGACGGCCCGCGAAGCCGGCCTGAAGTTGCCGATGCTCGGCCGCTGA
- a CDS encoding HutD family protein — protein sequence MTALDQAPVNATMIRAADLVASPWKNGGGVTREIGAWPPGAALDAFAWRVSVADVGAAGPFSRFDGIDRTLVLLSGAGMTLAETGGARHVLDTPLARADFAGEAAIDATLHDGATRDFNLMTRRSAARGTLDVWRAGTYRIGRADTVLLFGAAGAVGVDIDGAHYALEEMDTLRLDGLQRAFDVVVSGGGALLAVSLAVGARD from the coding sequence ATGACGGCGCTCGACCAGGCGCCGGTGAACGCGACGATGATCCGCGCAGCGGATCTCGTCGCGTCGCCGTGGAAGAACGGCGGCGGCGTGACGCGCGAGATCGGCGCCTGGCCGCCCGGCGCCGCGCTCGACGCATTCGCGTGGCGCGTGAGCGTCGCGGACGTCGGCGCGGCCGGGCCGTTTTCGCGTTTCGACGGCATCGACCGCACGCTCGTGCTGCTGTCCGGCGCGGGCATGACGCTCGCCGAAACGGGCGGTGCGCGCCACGTGCTCGACACGCCGCTCGCCCGCGCGGATTTTGCGGGCGAGGCGGCGATCGACGCGACGCTGCACGACGGCGCGACGCGCGATTTCAACCTGATGACGCGCCGCTCGGCCGCGCGCGGCACGCTGGACGTGTGGCGCGCAGGCACGTATCGCATCGGGCGCGCGGATACCGTGCTGCTGTTCGGTGCGGCCGGCGCCGTCGGCGTCGACATTGACGGCGCGCACTACGCACTGGAAGAAATGGACACGTTGCGGCTCGACGGGCTGCAACGTGCGTTTGACGTCGTCGTGAGCGGGGGCGGCGCGCTGCTGGCCGTCTCGCTCGCCGTCGGCGCACGAGACTGA
- the hutI gene encoding imidazolonepropionase, with protein sequence MKPTVWHHLKLCPHGHPDETIDDAAIAVDETGTIVWLGAFSALPHGYAHWQREDLHGAWVTPGLVDCHTHLVYGGTRADEFAQRLAGVSYEEIARQGGGIVSTVRATRAADETTLFVQAAARLQPLLAEGVTAIEIKSGYGLDLASERKMLRVARQLGERFPVTVYTTFLGAHALPPEYAGRADAYIDEVCERMLPALADEGLVDAVDVFCERIGFSLAQTERVFEAATRRGLPVKLHAEQLSNAGGTALAARYRALSADHLEFLDEAGIEAMKAAGTVAVLLPGAYYFIRETQLPPIELLRKHGVPIALATDHNPGTSPLESLLLTLNLGCTLFRMTVPEVLQGVTRHAAAALGRADRHGALEVGRQADFAAWSVGSLSELAYWIGRPLCEQVVRGGTTVFRRMNG encoded by the coding sequence ATGAAACCGACTGTCTGGCATCACCTGAAGCTGTGTCCGCACGGCCATCCCGACGAGACGATCGACGACGCGGCGATCGCCGTCGACGAAACCGGCACGATCGTCTGGCTCGGCGCGTTCTCCGCGCTGCCGCACGGTTATGCCCACTGGCAGCGCGAGGATCTGCACGGCGCGTGGGTGACGCCGGGCCTCGTCGATTGCCATACGCACCTGGTGTACGGCGGCACGCGCGCGGATGAATTCGCGCAGCGTCTCGCGGGCGTCAGCTACGAGGAAATCGCGCGGCAGGGCGGCGGGATCGTGTCGACGGTGCGCGCGACGCGCGCGGCCGACGAGACGACGCTGTTCGTGCAGGCCGCCGCGCGCCTGCAGCCGCTGCTCGCCGAAGGCGTGACCGCGATCGAGATCAAGTCGGGCTACGGGCTCGACCTCGCGAGCGAGCGCAAGATGCTGCGCGTCGCGCGCCAGCTCGGCGAGCGCTTCCCGGTCACCGTCTACACGACCTTCCTCGGCGCGCACGCGCTGCCGCCCGAATACGCGGGCCGTGCGGATGCGTATATCGACGAGGTGTGCGAACGGATGCTGCCGGCGCTGGCCGACGAAGGCCTCGTCGACGCGGTCGACGTGTTCTGCGAACGCATCGGCTTTTCGCTCGCGCAGACCGAGCGCGTGTTCGAGGCCGCGACGCGGCGCGGGCTGCCCGTGAAGCTGCATGCGGAGCAACTGTCGAACGCGGGCGGCACGGCGCTTGCCGCACGCTACCGCGCGCTGTCGGCCGACCACCTCGAATTTCTCGACGAAGCCGGCATCGAGGCAATGAAGGCGGCCGGTACGGTCGCCGTGTTGCTGCCCGGCGCGTACTACTTCATTCGCGAAACGCAACTGCCGCCGATCGAGCTGCTGCGCAAGCACGGCGTGCCGATCGCGCTTGCGACCGATCACAACCCCGGCACGTCGCCGCTCGAATCGCTGCTGCTGACGTTGAACCTCGGCTGCACGCTGTTCCGCATGACGGTGCCCGAGGTGCTGCAGGGCGTCACGCGCCATGCGGCGGCGGCGCTCGGCCGCGCGGATCGCCACGGCGCGCTCGAAGTCGGGCGTCAGGCGGACTTCGCCGCATGGTCGGTCGGCTCGCTGTCGGAGCTGGCTTACTGGATCGGCCGCCCGCTGTGCGAGCAAGTCGTGCGCGGCGGGACGACCGTGTTTCGCAGGATGAATGGATAG
- a CDS encoding formimidoylglutamate deiminase, which produces MTTSMLFADHAYLPDGWRRNVLLRWDAAGTLIDVTPDTDAPAGVARAAGPVLPGMPNLHSHAFQRAMAGLTEYRANPADSFWSWRDLMYRFALKITPDALAAIARWLYVEMLKCGYTSVCEFHYVHHAQDGSRYPQIAELGTRVIDAARSAGIGITMLPVAYQFAGFGNKPPRDDQRRFINTPDGLLELLDAMRRAAPEDGGLRYGVAPHSLRAVSESGLRALLEGLPDDAPVHIHIAEQTAEVDDCVRTYGARPVQWLLDRFDVDARWCLVHATHVDAAETAALAKRRAVAGLCLTTEANLGDGVFPAVDYLAQGGVIGVGSDSHASVDWRAELRLLEYGQRLAHRARNVLASDTQAHVADRLLDASLAGGAQASGRRVGALREGCRADWLVLDPDHPAIAEHDSASWLSGVVFAEHGETPVLDVYTGGERVVSGRRHRDEAVAYADYRAALAQLLR; this is translated from the coding sequence ATGACCACCTCCATGTTGTTCGCCGACCATGCGTACCTGCCCGACGGCTGGCGCCGCAACGTGCTGCTGCGCTGGGACGCGGCCGGCACGCTGATCGACGTGACGCCCGACACCGATGCGCCGGCAGGTGTCGCGCGCGCGGCCGGGCCGGTGCTGCCCGGCATGCCGAACCTGCATTCGCACGCGTTCCAGCGCGCGATGGCGGGGCTCACCGAATACCGCGCGAATCCCGCCGACAGCTTCTGGAGCTGGCGCGACCTGATGTACCGCTTCGCGCTGAAGATCACGCCCGACGCGCTCGCGGCGATTGCGCGCTGGCTGTATGTCGAGATGCTCAAGTGCGGCTACACGTCGGTGTGCGAATTCCATTACGTGCATCACGCGCAGGACGGATCGCGTTATCCGCAGATCGCCGAACTCGGCACGCGCGTGATCGACGCCGCGCGTTCGGCCGGTATCGGCATCACGATGCTGCCCGTGGCGTACCAGTTCGCCGGCTTCGGCAACAAGCCGCCGCGGGATGACCAGCGTCGCTTCATCAACACGCCCGACGGCCTGCTCGAACTGCTCGACGCGATGCGTCGCGCCGCGCCCGAGGATGGCGGGCTGCGCTACGGCGTCGCACCGCACTCGCTGCGCGCGGTGTCCGAGAGCGGGCTGCGCGCGCTGCTCGAAGGCCTGCCCGACGACGCGCCCGTGCATATCCACATCGCCGAACAGACGGCCGAAGTCGACGATTGCGTGCGGACCTACGGGGCGCGCCCCGTACAGTGGCTGCTCGATCGCTTCGACGTCGATGCGCGCTGGTGCCTCGTGCATGCGACGCACGTCGACGCGGCCGAAACGGCGGCGCTCGCGAAGCGTCGCGCGGTCGCCGGCCTGTGCCTGACGACCGAGGCAAACCTCGGCGACGGCGTGTTCCCGGCGGTCGACTACCTCGCGCAGGGCGGCGTGATCGGCGTCGGCTCGGACAGCCACGCGTCGGTCGACTGGCGTGCGGAACTGCGCCTGCTCGAATACGGGCAGCGGCTCGCACACCGCGCGCGCAACGTGCTGGCGAGCGACACGCAGGCGCATGTCGCCGATCGCCTGCTCGACGCATCGCTCGCGGGCGGCGCACAGGCCAGCGGGCGGCGCGTCGGTGCGCTGCGCGAAGGCTGCCGCGCCGACTGGCTCGTGCTCGATCCCGATCATCCGGCGATCGCCGAACACGACAGCGCGTCCTGGCTGTCGGGCGTCGTGTTCGCCGAGCACGGCGAGACGCCGGTGCTCGACGTCTACACGGGCGGCGAGCGCGTCGTGAGCGGCCGCCGTCATCGCGACGAAGCCGTCGCGTATGCAGACTACCGCGCCGCGCTGGCGCAACTGCTGCGCTGA
- the hutG gene encoding N-formylglutamate deformylase, translating into MTEQPAVFTLKQGTLPLLISIPHAGTHIPDDIAATMTPDARFVDDCDWHLERLYGFAAGLGASILVPSHARYVVDLNRPPDNENLYPGQDTTGLVPVDTFDKAPLYPANALPGNDEIMRRRDRYWRPYHDALQGEVARLKREHGRVLVWEAHSIRSHVPRFFEGRLPDFNFGTSSGASATPGLAEALAARVLAHGGYTAVANGRFKGGYITRHYGVPDTGVEAVQLELSQITYMEETRPYAYDEARAARIAPLLQTLVETALAHR; encoded by the coding sequence ATGACTGAACAACCGGCTGTATTCACGCTGAAGCAGGGCACGTTGCCGCTGCTGATCTCGATCCCGCACGCAGGCACGCACATCCCCGACGACATCGCCGCGACGATGACGCCCGATGCGCGCTTCGTCGACGATTGCGACTGGCATCTCGAGCGGCTGTACGGGTTCGCGGCGGGCCTCGGCGCATCGATTCTCGTGCCGTCGCATGCGCGTTACGTCGTCGACCTGAACCGTCCGCCCGACAACGAGAACCTGTATCCGGGGCAGGATACGACGGGGCTCGTGCCGGTCGACACGTTCGACAAGGCGCCGCTCTATCCGGCGAACGCGCTGCCGGGCAACGACGAGATCATGCGCCGCCGCGACCGCTACTGGCGTCCGTATCACGACGCGCTGCAAGGCGAGGTCGCGCGCCTGAAGCGCGAGCACGGCCGCGTGCTCGTGTGGGAAGCGCATTCGATCCGTTCGCACGTGCCGCGTTTCTTCGAAGGCCGCCTGCCGGACTTCAACTTCGGGACGTCGAGCGGCGCGAGCGCCACGCCGGGTCTCGCGGAGGCGCTCGCCGCGCGCGTGCTCGCGCATGGCGGTTATACGGCCGTCGCGAACGGGCGTTTCAAGGGCGGCTACATCACGCGTCATTACGGCGTGCCCGACACCGGTGTCGAGGCCGTGCAGCTCGAGCTGTCGCAGATCACCTACATGGAAGAGACGCGTCCTTACGCGTACGACGAAGCGCGTGCAGCGCGGATTGCGCCGCTGCTGCAGACGCTCGTCGAAACCGCGCTCGCGCATCGCTGA
- a CDS encoding gamma-glutamyl-gamma-aminobutyrate hydrolase family protein, whose protein sequence is MRARPIVAVTADRILRGAHPNHTAGEKYLTALVDGAGALAFVLPALGARQPADTIVAAVDGLLLTGSYSNVEPHHYGGAASAPDTLHDPARDATALPLIRAAIDAGVPVLAICRGMQELNVAYGGTLHQRLHATTGFDDHRERPADPLERQYGPAHVVQLAPGGLLQRIARGAHEATVNSLHDQGIERLGAGLTVEASAPDGLVEAVSVCGARAFALGVQWHPEWRFAEQPLSRDIFAAFGAACRARMAHRIHAAGGDLPSTAVSDVD, encoded by the coding sequence ATGCGTGCACGCCCGATCGTAGCCGTCACCGCCGACCGTATCCTGCGCGGTGCGCATCCGAATCACACGGCGGGAGAGAAGTACCTGACCGCGCTCGTCGACGGCGCCGGCGCGCTTGCGTTCGTGCTGCCCGCGCTCGGCGCGCGCCAGCCGGCCGACACGATCGTCGCGGCGGTCGACGGGCTGCTGCTGACCGGCAGCTACTCGAACGTCGAGCCGCATCATTACGGCGGCGCCGCGAGCGCGCCCGACACGCTGCACGATCCCGCGCGCGATGCGACCGCGTTGCCGCTGATTCGCGCGGCGATCGACGCGGGCGTGCCGGTGCTCGCGATCTGCCGCGGCATGCAGGAGCTGAACGTCGCATACGGCGGCACGCTGCATCAGCGGCTGCACGCGACGACCGGCTTCGACGATCATCGCGAGCGGCCGGCCGATCCGCTCGAACGGCAGTACGGCCCCGCGCACGTCGTGCAACTCGCGCCGGGCGGCCTGCTGCAGCGGATCGCGCGCGGCGCGCACGAGGCGACGGTCAATTCGCTGCACGACCAGGGCATCGAGCGTCTCGGCGCCGGGCTCACCGTCGAAGCGAGCGCACCCGACGGGCTGGTCGAAGCCGTCAGCGTGTGCGGCGCACGCGCGTTCGCGCTCGGCGTGCAGTGGCATCCCGAATGGCGCTTCGCGGAACAGCCGCTGTCGCGCGACATCTTCGCGGCATTCGGCGCGGCGTGCCGCGCGCGCATGGCGCACCGCATTCATGCGGCCGGCGGCGACCTGCCGTCGACGGCCGTATCCGACGTCGACTGA
- a CDS encoding glutamine synthetase family protein — translation MQPELSEFLRQHRITEVEAIIPDMAGIARGKIIPRNKFESGESMRLPQAVMVQTVTGDYPEDGTLTGVTDPDMVCVPDPSTICLIPWAVDPTAQVIHDCVHFDGSPVEISPRYVLRRVLDLYQAKGWKPVVAPELEFYLVDMNADPDLPLRPPIGRTGRAETGRQSYSIEAVNEFDPLFEDIYEYCEMQGLDIETLIHEVGAAQMEINFVHGDALPLADQVFLFKRTVREAALRHNMYATFMAKPMENEPGSAMHIHQSLADVRTGRNLFADEDGAVSPLFHSYLAGLQKYTPALMPIFAPYINSYRRLSRFMAAPINVQWGYDNRTVGFRIPQSSPVARRIENRIPGVDCNPYLAFAATLAAGYLGMTQQLAPTEPIASDGYDLPYQLPRNLEEGISLMAACEPLASILGDKFVKAYLALKETEYEAFFRVISSWERRHLLLHV, via the coding sequence ATGCAACCCGAACTGAGCGAATTCCTGCGACAGCATCGCATCACCGAGGTCGAGGCGATCATTCCCGACATGGCCGGCATCGCGCGCGGCAAGATTATCCCGCGCAACAAATTCGAATCCGGCGAATCGATGCGACTGCCGCAGGCCGTGATGGTGCAGACCGTCACCGGCGACTATCCGGAGGATGGCACGCTGACCGGCGTGACCGATCCCGACATGGTGTGCGTGCCCGATCCGTCGACGATCTGCCTGATCCCGTGGGCCGTCGATCCGACCGCGCAGGTGATCCACGACTGCGTGCATTTCGACGGTTCGCCGGTCGAGATCTCGCCGCGCTACGTGCTGCGCCGCGTGCTCGACCTGTACCAGGCGAAGGGCTGGAAGCCCGTGGTCGCGCCGGAGCTCGAGTTCTATCTGGTCGACATGAACGCCGATCCCGACCTGCCGCTGCGTCCGCCGATCGGCCGCACGGGGCGCGCGGAGACCGGCCGCCAGTCGTATTCGATCGAGGCCGTCAACGAGTTCGATCCGCTGTTCGAGGACATCTACGAGTATTGCGAGATGCAGGGCCTCGATATCGAGACGCTGATCCACGAAGTCGGCGCCGCGCAGATGGAGATCAACTTCGTGCACGGCGACGCGCTGCCGCTCGCCGACCAGGTATTCCTGTTCAAGCGCACGGTGCGCGAGGCCGCGTTGCGTCACAACATGTACGCGACGTTCATGGCCAAGCCGATGGAAAACGAGCCGGGATCGGCGATGCATATCCACCAGAGCCTCGCGGATGTGCGCACCGGGCGCAATCTGTTCGCCGACGAAGACGGCGCCGTGTCGCCGCTGTTCCACAGCTATCTCGCGGGGCTGCAGAAATACACGCCGGCGCTGATGCCGATCTTCGCGCCGTACATCAATTCCTATCGCCGCCTGTCGCGCTTCATGGCCGCGCCGATCAACGTGCAGTGGGGCTACGACAACCGCACGGTCGGTTTCCGCATCCCGCAGTCGAGCCCGGTCGCGCGCCGCATCGAGAACCGGATTCCGGGCGTCGACTGCAACCCTTACCTCGCGTTCGCGGCGACGCTCGCCGCCGGCTATCTCGGCATGACGCAGCAGCTCGCGCCGACCGAGCCGATCGCGTCGGACGGTTACGACCTGCCGTACCAGTTGCCGCGCAACCTCGAGGAGGGCATCTCACTGATGGCCGCATGCGAGCCGCTCGCCAGCATCCTCGGCGACAAGTTCGTGAAGGCCTATCTGGCGCTGAAGGAAACCGAATACGAAGCGTTCTTCCGCGTGATCAGCTCGTGGGAACGCAGGCATCTGCTGCTGCACGTATGA
- a CDS encoding aspartate aminotransferase family protein, with product MTDRNEAVSPRTTAHATAEYRTLDAAHHIHPFSDMGALNRAGSRVIVKGEGVYLWDSEGNKVIDGMAGLWCVNVGYGRKELADAAYRQLQELPFYNTFFKTTHPPVIELSAMLAEVTPAGFNHFFYCNSGSEGNDTVLRLVHQYWRVQGKPQKKYVISRKNGYHGSTIAGGTLGGMGYMHEQMPSKVEHIVHIDQPYFFGEAQPGETPEAFGLARAQQLEAKILELGAENVAAFIGEPFQGAGGVIFPPSTYWPEIQRICRKYDILLVADEVIGGFGRTGEWFAHQHFGFEPDLITMAKGLTSGYVPMGAVGIHERVARPIIDNGEFNHGLTYSGHPVAAAVAVANLKLLRDEGIVERVKNDIGPYFQRRLRDALGDHPIVGEIAGAGLVAGVQLARDRGRRERFGADVDIGTICRDFCFNGNLIMRATGDRMLLSPPLVIREAEVDEIVDKAKRAFDATAERAG from the coding sequence ATGACCGATCGAAACGAAGCTGTGTCACCACGCACGACCGCGCACGCGACCGCCGAATACCGCACGCTCGACGCTGCGCACCACATCCACCCGTTCTCGGACATGGGCGCACTGAACCGCGCGGGCAGCCGCGTGATCGTGAAGGGCGAAGGCGTCTACCTGTGGGACTCGGAAGGCAACAAGGTCATCGACGGGATGGCCGGCCTCTGGTGCGTGAACGTCGGCTACGGCCGCAAGGAACTCGCCGACGCCGCGTATCGCCAGCTGCAGGAACTGCCGTTCTACAACACGTTCTTCAAGACCACGCACCCGCCGGTGATCGAGCTCTCCGCGATGCTCGCGGAAGTGACGCCCGCAGGCTTCAACCACTTCTTCTACTGCAACAGCGGCTCGGAAGGCAACGACACCGTGCTGCGCCTCGTGCATCAGTACTGGCGCGTGCAGGGCAAGCCGCAGAAGAAATACGTGATCTCGCGCAAGAACGGCTATCACGGCTCGACGATCGCCGGCGGCACGCTCGGCGGGATGGGCTACATGCACGAGCAGATGCCGTCGAAGGTCGAGCACATCGTGCACATCGACCAGCCGTATTTCTTCGGTGAAGCGCAGCCAGGCGAAACACCGGAGGCGTTCGGCCTCGCGCGCGCGCAGCAGCTCGAAGCGAAGATCCTCGAACTCGGCGCGGAGAACGTCGCGGCGTTCATCGGCGAGCCGTTCCAGGGCGCGGGCGGCGTGATCTTCCCGCCGTCGACGTACTGGCCGGAAATCCAGCGGATCTGCCGCAAGTACGACATCCTGCTCGTCGCCGACGAAGTGATCGGCGGGTTCGGGCGCACCGGCGAATGGTTCGCGCACCAGCACTTCGGCTTCGAGCCGGATCTCATCACGATGGCGAAGGGGCTGACGTCGGGTTATGTGCCGATGGGGGCGGTCGGCATTCACGAGCGCGTTGCGCGCCCGATCATCGACAACGGCGAATTCAATCACGGCCTCACGTATTCCGGGCACCCGGTGGCGGCGGCCGTCGCGGTCGCGAACCTGAAGCTGCTGCGCGACGAAGGGATCGTCGAGCGCGTGAAGAACGATATCGGGCCATATTTCCAGCGCCGGCTGCGCGATGCGCTGGGCGACCATCCGATCGTCGGGGAGATTGCGGGAGCGGGGCTGGTCGCGGGCGTTCAGCTCGCGCGTGACAGGGGCCGGCGCGAGCGGTTTGGCGCGGACGTCGATATCGGCACGATCTGCCGCGACTTCTGCTTCAACGGCAATCTGATCATGCGCGCGACCGGCGACCGGATGCTGCTGTCGCCGCCGCTCGTGATCCGTGAGGCGGAGGTCGACGAGATCGTCGACAAGGCGAAACGTGCGTTCGATGCGACGGCGGAGCGGGCGGGATAG